A single region of the Saprospiraceae bacterium genome encodes:
- a CDS encoding S8 family serine peptidase: MSNDEIGEIFTGVQSGFTVNLKPKKSGTAAWLSQTKSAANTADVFQDEEVEATFNSVDATTNAYSPAAWAPQYADYGNWVAGGCNCQGHYKWFWIVDTGIDLNHPDLNVNTTYGRSFVPGEPSAEDYNGHGTHVAGIAAAKDNSFGALGIAYNATVVPVKVLGASGSGSWSSVISGLNWIYSYGIAGDVVNMSLSGGGNTSVDNCVKALAAKGIYVVMAAGNSSSNAGNYTPGRTNGSKIYTIAATQYQPYWWAHTFASNYSNYGKPPVDFAAPGTSIYSTYKNGGYAYLTGTSMASPNFAGALMCGTKLLKGYYYYQVNPTSHNLYVIRAKN, translated from the coding sequence TTGAGCAATGATGAAATCGGTGAAATTTTCACTGGTGTTCAAAGTGGTTTTACCGTCAACCTAAAACCTAAAAAATCAGGTACTGCTGCCTGGTTGTCACAAACCAAAAGTGCAGCCAATACAGCTGATGTATTCCAGGATGAGGAAGTCGAAGCCACTTTCAATTCTGTAGACGCGACTACCAATGCTTACAGTCCTGCTGCCTGGGCGCCTCAATATGCCGACTATGGCAACTGGGTTGCTGGTGGATGCAACTGCCAAGGACACTACAAATGGTTCTGGATTGTGGACACAGGGATCGACCTCAACCACCCTGACCTTAATGTAAACACAACCTATGGCCGCTCTTTCGTTCCTGGTGAGCCTTCTGCTGAAGATTACAATGGTCACGGAACACACGTGGCAGGTATTGCTGCCGCTAAAGACAACAGTTTTGGTGCCCTGGGTATTGCTTACAATGCAACAGTTGTACCTGTAAAAGTCTTGGGTGCAAGCGGTAGCGGATCCTGGTCTTCTGTGATATCTGGCTTGAACTGGATATACAGTTATGGTATCGCTGGTGATGTAGTGAACATGAGCTTGTCTGGTGGTGGCAACACTTCTGTAGACAACTGTGTTAAAGCACTCGCAGCAAAAGGTATCTATGTGGTCATGGCTGCTGGTAATTCTTCTTCCAATGCCGGCAACTATACCCCTGGCAGAACCAACGGTTCCAAAATTTACACCATTGCTGCTACCCAATATCAACCTTACTGGTGGGCACACACTTTTGCCAGCAATTACTCCAACTATGGCAAACCTCCAGTCGATTTCGCAGCACCTGGTACCAGCATCTACTCTACTTACAAAAACGGTGGATATGCTTACCTCACAGGTACTTCAATGGCTTCGCCTAACTTTGCCGGCGCATTGATGTGCGGAACCAAATTGCTCAAGGGTTATTACTACTACCAAGTCAACCCGACCAGCCACAACTTATATGTCATCAGGGCTAAAAACTAA
- a CDS encoding transposase gives MGHRWLKFLKDQGIRFCVRVPRHHKITRQLGLNEHVYTIEQLLQDRKTVRLSGCRVDGIWGNVYGKVLKDGDLLFLFGTAKVDYLAQLYKKRWRIECFFQNVKKRGFDLESTHLRDLEKLKKLVALVCIAYAVVANVGLHQHLRRKAIAIKNHGYKENSFSRRGIDIVREGLRRVWKRNFQLFLDLVIRFLRWMQINPNNLPLPDF, from the coding sequence ATCGGACATCGTTGGCTGAAATTCCTGAAAGATCAAGGTATTCGGTTTTGCGTTAGGGTACCGAGGCATCATAAAATCACTCGTCAGCTAGGGCTCAATGAACATGTTTATACGATTGAGCAACTACTCCAAGACCGCAAAACAGTACGGCTGAGTGGTTGTAGGGTAGATGGCATCTGGGGCAATGTGTATGGCAAAGTCCTTAAAGACGGTGATTTGCTGTTTCTATTTGGCACGGCCAAAGTAGATTACCTGGCCCAACTATACAAGAAACGATGGCGAATCGAATGCTTCTTCCAAAATGTGAAGAAGCGAGGCTTTGATTTGGAGTCTACACATCTCAGAGACCTGGAGAAACTTAAAAAACTGGTAGCCTTGGTCTGCATCGCTTATGCAGTGGTAGCTAATGTCGGACTTCATCAACATCTGCGCCGGAAAGCTATTGCGATAAAAAATCACGGCTACAAGGAAAACAGCTTCTCGCGCCGGGGAATCGACATTGTTCGCGAGGGGCTACGGAGAGTTTGGAAACGAAATTTTCAATTGTTCCTTGATCTGGTCATCCGATTTTTGCGTTGGATGCAGATCAATCCTAATAATTTACCTCTACCTGATTTTTAG
- a CDS encoding S8 family serine peptidase, with translation MRNLFLTFLCFIALASVAKAQDPGNPGRGDILTEKSQIVEDLKKENAEVKELTGVQSIPVKKSSSSAGKKIANSYIVLLKDEFVPPFIKQKSANSGSRESQIAAAKKHEAASEKAIRKYATEALGLSNDEIGETFSGVQSGFTVNLKPKKSGTAAWLSQTKSAANTADVFQDEEVEATFNSVDATTNAYSPAAWAPQYADYGNWVAGGCNCQGHYKWFWIVDTGIDLNHPDLNVNTTYGRSFVPGEPSPEDYNGHGTHVAGIAAAKDNSFGALGIAYNATVVPVKVLGASGSGSWSSVISGLNWIYSYGIAGDVVNMSLSGGGNTSVDNCVKALAAKGIYVVMAAGNSSSNAGNYTPARTNGSKIYTIAATQYQPYWWAHTFASNYSNYGKPPVDFAAPGTSIYSTYKNGGYAYLTGTSMASPNFAGALMCGTKLLKGYYYYQVNPTSHNLYVIRAKN, from the coding sequence ATGAGAAATTTGTTTCTAACCTTCTTATGTTTCATTGCCCTCGCTTCTGTCGCAAAAGCACAGGACCCAGGTAACCCCGGAAGAGGTGATATCCTTACTGAAAAAAGTCAAATCGTTGAAGACCTCAAAAAAGAAAATGCTGAGGTAAAAGAGCTGACTGGTGTTCAATCCATTCCTGTAAAGAAGAGTAGTTCTTCTGCCGGCAAAAAAATAGCCAACAGTTACATTGTATTACTTAAAGATGAATTTGTTCCTCCTTTTATCAAACAAAAATCAGCCAATTCAGGTAGCCGCGAAAGCCAAATCGCCGCTGCTAAAAAACACGAAGCTGCATCCGAAAAAGCCATCCGCAAATATGCTACCGAAGCCCTCGGTTTGAGCAATGATGAAATCGGTGAAACTTTCTCTGGTGTTCAAAGTGGTTTTACCGTCAACCTAAAACCTAAAAAATCAGGTACTGCTGCCTGGTTGTCACAAACCAAAAGTGCAGCCAATACAGCTGATGTATTCCAGGATGAGGAAGTCGAAGCCACTTTCAATTCTGTAGACGCGACTACCAATGCTTACAGTCCTGCTGCCTGGGCTCCTCAATATGCCGACTATGGCAACTGGGTTGCTGGTGGATGCAACTGCCAAGGACACTACAAATGGTTCTGGATTGTGGACACAGGGATCGACCTCAACCACCCTGACCTTAATGTAAACACAACCTATGGCCGCTCTTTCGTTCCTGGTGAGCCTTCTCCTGAAGATTACAATGGTCACGGAACACACGTGGCAGGTATTGCTGCCGCTAAAGACAACAGTTTTGGTGCCCTAGGTATTGCTTACAATGCAACAGTTGTACCTGTAAAAGTCTTGGGTGCAAGCGGTAGCGGATCCTGGTCTTCTGTGATATCTGGCTTGAACTGGATATACAGTTATGGTATCGCTGGTGATGTAGTGAACATGAGCTTGTCTGGCGGTGGCAACACTTCTGTAGACAACTGTGTTAAAGCACTCGCAGCAAAAGGTATCTATGTGGTCATGGCTGCTGGTAATTCTTCTTCCAATGCCGGCAACTACACTCCTGCCAGAACCAACGGTTCCAAAATTTACACCATTGCTGCTACCCAATATCAACCTTACTGGTGGGCACACACTTTTGCCAGCAATTACTCCAACTATGGCAAACCTCCAGTCGATTTCGCAGCACCTGGTACCAGCATCTACTCCACTTACAAAAACGGTGGATATGCTTACCTCACAGGTACTTCTATGGCTTCGCCTAACTTTGCAGGAGCGCTAATGTGCGGAACCAAATTGCTCAAGGGTTATTACTACTACCAAGTCAACCCGACCAGCCACAACTTATATGTCATCAGGGCTAAAAACTAA
- a CDS encoding S8 family serine peptidase: MRNLFLTFLCFAIFTTVAMAQDPGNPGRGDILTEKSQIVQEQKAESEKAVEAKAESVAVKKSSSSASKKIPNSYIVLLKDEFVPPFIKQKSSNGGSRESQIAAAKSHQASSEKAIRKYATEALGLSNDEIGEIFTGIQSGFTVNLKPKKAGAAAWLSQTKSAANTADAFQDEEVSIMAGPVESSIDAYSPAAWAPQYADYGNWVAGGCDCTNYSKWIWIVDTGIDLNHPDLNVKTSYGKSFVPGEATAEDLHGHGTHVAGIAAAKNNSYGALGIAYGASVVPVKVLGANGSGSWSGIISGLNWVYSYGIAGDVVNMSLGGSISPSAPQTALESAVKALAAKGIYVVIAAGNSSTNANSFTPARVNASKVYTIAATQKDPAWWTHNFASNYSNYGKPPVDFAAPGSSIYSTYKNGGYAYLSGTSMAAPNFSGALLCGTKNLKGYYYYQVNPTSHNLYVIRAKN; the protein is encoded by the coding sequence ATGAGGAATTTGTTTCTAACCTTCTTATGTTTTGCAATTTTCACCACAGTGGCTATGGCCCAGGATCCCGGCAACCCCGGCAGAGGTGACATCCTTACCGAAAAAAGCCAAATTGTACAAGAACAAAAAGCAGAAAGTGAAAAAGCCGTAGAAGCTAAGGCTGAGTCTGTCGCTGTTAAAAAAAGTAGTTCCAGTGCCAGCAAAAAAATCCCTAATAGCTATATTGTATTGCTCAAGGATGAATTTGTACCTCCTTTCATCAAACAAAAATCTTCCAATGGTGGTAGCCGTGAAAGCCAAATCGCAGCTGCTAAATCTCACCAGGCATCTTCCGAAAAAGCAATCCGTAAATATGCTACCGAAGCCCTTGGCTTGAGCAATGATGAGATCGGAGAAATCTTCACTGGCATCCAAAGTGGATTTACGGTAAATCTAAAGCCTAAAAAAGCAGGCGCTGCTGCCTGGTTGTCGCAAACCAAAAGTGCAGCCAACACAGCTGATGCCTTCCAGGACGAAGAAGTGTCAATTATGGCCGGTCCTGTTGAATCTTCCATTGATGCATACAGTCCTGCTGCATGGGCACCTCAATATGCCGACTATGGCAACTGGGTTGCTGGTGGATGTGATTGTACAAATTACAGCAAATGGATCTGGATTGTGGATACGGGTATTGACCTTAACCACCCTGATTTGAATGTAAAAACGAGCTATGGCAAATCTTTCGTTCCTGGTGAAGCAACAGCAGAAGACTTGCATGGTCATGGTACCCACGTTGCGGGCATTGCTGCTGCAAAAAACAATAGTTATGGCGCATTAGGTATTGCTTATGGTGCATCTGTTGTTCCTGTAAAAGTGTTAGGTGCCAATGGTAGCGGATCTTGGTCTGGTATTATTTCTGGTTTGAACTGGGTTTACAGTTATGGTATCGCCGGTGATGTTGTCAATATGAGTTTGGGAGGTTCCATTAGCCCAAGTGCACCACAAACTGCTTTGGAAAGTGCAGTTAAAGCTTTAGCAGCTAAAGGTATCTATGTGGTTATTGCAGCTGGTAACAGCAGCACAAATGCCAATAGCTTCACTCCTGCCAGGGTAAATGCGTCTAAAGTATATACCATTGCCGCTACCCAAAAAGATCCAGCTTGGTGGACACACAATTTTGCCAGCAACTACTCAAACTATGGCAAACCTCCGGTCGATTTCGCAGCACCTGGCTCTAGCATCTACTCTACCTACAAAAATGGTGGATATGCTTACCTTTCAGGTACATCAATGGCAGCACCTAACTTTTCTGGTGCCTTGCTTTGCGGAACTAAAAACCTAAAAGGTTATTACTACTACCAGGTCAATCCTACAAGTCATAACTTGTATGTGATCAGGGCTAAAAACTAA
- a CDS encoding Kazal-type serine protease inhibitor family protein produces the protein MKMKTTHFIATLLLFFALACNTSSVPKSGPSASVEKNNSVVSTDCIDESLKGDYPCTKENNPVCGCDGITYGNPCLAKKAGVSKTTPGPCGSSSNKKDMGYIIQLDPTAFPEIESFKKANPGSDRPDPSGNSEFDKFVRKQLMKFANEKLDIKPEQVTQVYSGIMLGFAATIPANQLENFLTKVKTAKEITSYEEDGTVEIR, from the coding sequence ATGAAAATGAAAACCACCCACTTCATCGCCACTTTGTTGCTATTTTTTGCCCTGGCATGTAATACATCCTCTGTACCCAAAAGTGGCCCTAGTGCTTCAGTAGAAAAAAACAATAGCGTTGTTTCAACGGATTGCATCGATGAATCACTGAAAGGAGATTATCCTTGTACCAAAGAAAACAATCCCGTCTGTGGTTGTGATGGTATTACTTATGGCAACCCTTGCCTAGCTAAAAAAGCAGGTGTATCAAAAACAACTCCAGGCCCTTGTGGTTCTTCCTCAAATAAAAAAGACATGGGATATATCATCCAACTTGATCCAACAGCCTTTCCTGAAATTGAAAGTTTCAAAAAAGCTAACCCCGGAAGCGATCGCCCTGATCCTTCAGGGAATAGTGAATTTGACAAATTCGTGAGAAAACAACTCATGAAATTTGCCAATGAAAAACTAGACATTAAACCCGAACAGGTCACACAAGTCTACAGTGGAATAATGCTAGGATTTGCCGCTACTATTCCTGCAAATCAATTGGAAAATTTCTTAACAAAGGTCAAAACGGCTAAAGAAATCACGAGCTATGAAGAAGATGGGACGGTAGAAATTCGCTAG